The following are encoded together in the Daucus carota subsp. sativus chromosome 5, DH1 v3.0, whole genome shotgun sequence genome:
- the LOC108223448 gene encoding uncharacterized protein LOC108223448 — MVGYEGVHSEVDAVQEIPTGETQAKGEDNVDDLLLQMRQTKIKGKRCVPLPSVSSGSDVPSIQEGVSRAEEGSCEQGEKSVYPSDQVQEAWSRERKKPIA; from the exons ATGGTTGGTTATGAAGGTGTACATAGTGAAGTTGATGCAGTTCAAGAAATTCCAACCGGAGAAACTCAAGCCAAAGGAGAAGATAATGTTGATGATCTTCTCTTACAGATGAGGCAGACTAAGATCAAAGGAAAGCGATGTGTTCCTCTGCCTTCTGTGTCTTCAGGGTCTGATGTACCAAGCATTCAGGAAGGCGTGTCTCGTGCAGAAGAGGGTAGTTGTGAACAAGGGGAAAAGAGTGTGTATCCTTCAG ACCAAGTACAAGAAGCTTGGAGCAGAGAAAGGAAGAAACCCATAGCGTGA